The Acidobacteriota bacterium sequence TCGCCCGGCCAGTTGGAGGAAATTGACCGGGTTTGCGCCGCTTATCCACAATTAAATGATGATAAGTTCGTTGCCGAAAACCTGGGTCGCTGGCTGAACTAAGAAAGAACTGAAAACTCCTCGTAACCGGTTAGAGCGAATCCAAGTCTATCTTGGTGAGGATAGTCAAAATGAAACTAAAATTTTCTGGGAAACAAATTCTTATAACCATTGCGGTATTGGCAGTGGCGGGAACGGCGGGCTGGTTTTTTTGGAGCAAACGGGAAGCCAGTGCTGAAGAATATCTGACCGCCAAAATTGAGCGAGGGGATCTTCGTAATAGTGTGTTTGCCACCGGCACGCTGCAAGCCGTAACCACGGTTCAGGTGGGCAGTCAAGTGTCAGGAACCATTGCGTCTTTATCGGCGGATTTCAACACCAAAGTTCATAGAGGGCAGGTTGTAGCGCAGCTTGATCCTTCGATCTTGCAGGCACAGGTTTCTTCAGCCCGCGCCAATCTGGAACAGGCGAAGGCGAGCGCCGCAGATGCGCAGGCGAAATTATTGGCCGCGAAAGCGAACGTTCAAAACCTGCAGGCAGGCGTGTCGAGCGCAAATGCCAATTTGTCGGCGCTAAAAGCTCAAATGGATGATGCTGCCAGTTTGTTGAAACGGCAAAAAGCGTTGGCGGACGCAGGCATTGCGGCGGAACGTGATTTGGAATCGGCGCGGACGACTTATAACGCGGCAGAGGCCCGATATAAACAAGCCGTGGCGCAATTGGAACAGGCGCGCTCCAGCGAACAATCTTCTGCCACTGCGGGGGTGGCTCAGGCGGAAGCGCAGGTCAAACAAACCCAGGCGCAGGTCAAACAAACGGAAGCTTCGTTGAAATTGGCTGAGGTGAATTTGAGTCATACGACCATTGTTTCGCCGATTGATGGTGTGGTTGTGTCGCGCAACGTGGACGTGGGGCAAACGGTCGCTGCCAGTTTTTCAGCGCCGGTGTTGTTTACCATCGCCAACGACCTGACGCAGATGCAGGTCATTGCCAACATTGACCAGGCGGACATTGGCTCAATCAATCAGGAAAACAAAGTGACATTCACGGTGGATGCTTACACCGGACGCCGGTTTGAAGGCGAGATCAAGGAAATCCGCCTCAGTCCGCAGAACGTTCAGAACGTTGTTACTTATAACGTCGTCATCAACGTGCAGAACCCGGATCAGAAGTTGTTGCCCGGAATGACTGCAAACCTGACCTTTGCCGTGGCCGAGCGCAAAGCAGTGCTCAAGGTGCCAAATGCTGCGCTTCGGTTTTCTCCGAAGGATATGACTCCGGATAAGATTCGAGAGATCATGCGTAGCCAGCGTGGCGGCGGCCAAGGTGGCGAACAGCAAGCTCAATCATCTGAAGGCGCTCAGCAAGGAGCACAAGCTGGTCAAGCTGATGGCAGCGGCAACAGGCAGGGACGACGTGCTCAACAAGGGCAAGGAGGGCAGGAAGGTCAACAGGGTCAGCGCAGTCAGCAGGGACAGGCAGGAGAAAATGGCGGTGGTCGTCGTACAGGCGGTGGATCGGGTGTTCCAGGCGAAGGGCAATGGCGTTTGGTGTGGGTGCTGGGCGCCGATAACAAACCACAACCGCGCAGAGTCAAACTTGGCATTACCGATGGCACCGCCACCGAAGTAATGGATGGGAATCTGCAGGAAGGAGAGACCATCATTGTCGGGCAGAAAATCTCTGGCAATGGCGCAACGACAACCAGCACGCGTCCGCCGGGATTTGGTGGCGCTCCGTTCGGCGGTGGACCTGCCGGTGGAGGCCGCAGATAATCAGGCGTGGCTGATCAATTGAGAGGGCATAAGCGGTTAGCCTGTTATATTGCTCACCGCTTATGCTCTTTGGCATCTTATTAGAGACAAAACATGCAAGTGGCAACAGTGACAGAACAAACGAAAAAGATTGAGGTAGGTGCGGAACCGCTGAGGACTGAAAACACAGCGCGCCCGGTCATTGAGATTGATCACCTGCACAAGGTTTACAAAACAGGCGATGTCGAAGTCCACGCATTGCGCGGCGTATCCATGACTATTCGCGAAGGCGAATTCATCGCAATTATGGGCACCTCCGGCTCCGGCAAATCTACGATGATGAATATCGTGGGCTGTTTGGATCGCCCAACACGTGGCAAATACGTCCTGGACGGACACGATGTTTCGCAGCTTTCCAAAGATCAGCGTGCGGACATTCGGAATCTGAAAATTGGGTTTGTCTTTCAGGGGTTCAATCTTCTCTCTCGAACTTCGGCCTTGGAAAACGTTGAGCTGCCAATGTTGTATGCCAACGTTCCGACCGAAGAACGGCATAAACGCGCGCACGAAGCATTGATTTCCGTTGGATTGGCAGGGCGTGAATACAACCATCCGAATCAACTTTCCGGCGGTCAGCAACAACGCGTCGCTATCGCACGCTCACTGGTCAATCGTCCCACGTTGATTCTGGCCGATGAACCGACAGGCAATCTGGACACTCGGACTTCCATCGAAGTGATGGAAATTTTTCAACGGTTGAATCGGGAAAAAGGCATCACGATCGTGCTGGTTACGCACGAACAGGACATCGCCGAGTACACCAAGCGAGTGGTGGTGTTTCGTGATGGTAAAATCAGACGCGATTACAAGATTGACGAACCGCGCGATGCCGCCGAGGAGCTAAGACTCTTGCCACCTCCAAACGATGATGACGATGATGAGGAGTAAAACATGAATTTTCTAGTAGTTTTTCGAGTCGCTTTTCGTGCCTTGGCCCGCAACAAAATGCGCTCGGCATTGACAATGTTGGGTGTGATCATTGGCGTGGGGTCCGTGATTGCAATGGTCAGCATCGGGCAGGGAGCGCAAGCTTCGGTCCAGGAACAGATTGCCAGCGTCGGCACGAATCTACTGTTTGTCCGCGCCGGTTCACAAAATACGGGCGGCGTTCGCAGCGGCACGGATCAAGGCGGCACCAATACTTTGACCGTCGAAGACATCGAAGCCATCAAGCGCGAGGTGCCAAGTGTGGGAATGGCCAGCCCGTCGGTGATGAACCGTTCGCAAATTGTATTCGGCAACCAAAACTGGAATACGCAAATTCAAGGCGTTAGCGAGCAATATCTGGATATTCGCAAATGGAAAATGCAGTCCGGCACCTTTTTCACGGAAGCGGACGTGCGTACGGCTGCGCGCGTTGCAGTGATTGGTGCAACGATTGCAGATAATCTTTTCCCTGGAATTGATCCGGTCGGGCAGATGATTCGCGTGCGCGAATTGCCGTTTCGTGTGGTTGGCGTGCTGGCCAGACGCGGGCAGGATCAGCAGGGACGCGACCAGGATGATCTGGTCATGGCTCCTTACACCACAGTGCAAAAGAAACTGCTGGCCATTACTTACATTCAGTTTGCCAATGTTTCGGCCATTTCGCCCGAAGCGACGAAGCTTGCCGAACAACAAATCACAGACTTGCTTCGCCAACGGCACAAGCTGGCGCCCAATCAGGAAAACGATTTTTCGGTTCGCAATATGACGGACGTTGCAGACGCGGCGGATGAAACCAATCGAATCATGACGCTATTGCTGGGCAGCATCGCCGGAGTTTCCTTGCTCGTTGGCGGGATCGGCATTATGAACATCATGTTGGTGTCCGTCACAGAGCGCACGCGTGAAATCGGGATTCGTATGGCCATTGGCGCGCGTT is a genomic window containing:
- a CDS encoding ABC transporter permease, whose protein sequence is MNFLVVFRVAFRALARNKMRSALTMLGVIIGVGSVIAMVSIGQGAQASVQEQIASVGTNLLFVRAGSQNTGGVRSGTDQGGTNTLTVEDIEAIKREVPSVGMASPSVMNRSQIVFGNQNWNTQIQGVSEQYLDIRKWKMQSGTFFTEADVRTAARVAVIGATIADNLFPGIDPVGQMIRVRELPFRVVGVLARRGQDQQGRDQDDLVMAPYTTVQKKLLAITYIQFANVSAISPEATKLAEQQITDLLRQRHKLAPNQENDFSVRNMTDVADAADETNRIMTLLLGSIAGVSLLVGGIGIMNIMLVSVTERTREIGIRMAIGARSSIVQTQFLIESIVLSLAGGAIGIALGITVSILIPKMLGWPTLISATAIFGSVLFSAAIGIIFGFFPARKAAGLDPIEALRYE
- a CDS encoding ABC transporter ATP-binding protein, which codes for MQVATVTEQTKKIEVGAEPLRTENTARPVIEIDHLHKVYKTGDVEVHALRGVSMTIREGEFIAIMGTSGSGKSTMMNIVGCLDRPTRGKYVLDGHDVSQLSKDQRADIRNLKIGFVFQGFNLLSRTSALENVELPMLYANVPTEERHKRAHEALISVGLAGREYNHPNQLSGGQQQRVAIARSLVNRPTLILADEPTGNLDTRTSIEVMEIFQRLNREKGITIVLVTHEQDIAEYTKRVVVFRDGKIRRDYKIDEPRDAAEELRLLPPPNDDDDDEE
- a CDS encoding efflux RND transporter periplasmic adaptor subunit yields the protein MKLKFSGKQILITIAVLAVAGTAGWFFWSKREASAEEYLTAKIERGDLRNSVFATGTLQAVTTVQVGSQVSGTIASLSADFNTKVHRGQVVAQLDPSILQAQVSSARANLEQAKASAADAQAKLLAAKANVQNLQAGVSSANANLSALKAQMDDAASLLKRQKALADAGIAAERDLESARTTYNAAEARYKQAVAQLEQARSSEQSSATAGVAQAEAQVKQTQAQVKQTEASLKLAEVNLSHTTIVSPIDGVVVSRNVDVGQTVAASFSAPVLFTIANDLTQMQVIANIDQADIGSINQENKVTFTVDAYTGRRFEGEIKEIRLSPQNVQNVVTYNVVINVQNPDQKLLPGMTANLTFAVAERKAVLKVPNAALRFSPKDMTPDKIREIMRSQRGGGQGGEQQAQSSEGAQQGAQAGQADGSGNRQGRRAQQGQGGQEGQQGQRSQQGQAGENGGGRRTGGGSGVPGEGQWRLVWVLGADNKPQPRRVKLGITDGTATEVMDGNLQEGETIIVGQKISGNGATTTSTRPPGFGGAPFGGGPAGGGRR